The proteins below come from a single Paroceanicella profunda genomic window:
- the scpA gene encoding methylmalonyl-CoA mutase, translating to MTDKLDTWRALAEKELRGRSPDDLTWNTAEGIAVKPLYTAADLEGLSHLDSLPGMEPFTRGPRATMYAGRPWTIRQYAGFSTAEESNAFYRRNLAAGQKGLSVAFDLATHRGYDSDHPRVVGDVGKAGVAIDSVEDMKILFDGIPLGEMSVSMTMNGAVIPILASFIVAGEEQGVSRAQLSGTIQNDILKEFMVRNTYIYPPEPSMRIVSDIIGYTAREMPRFNSISISGYHMQEAGATLVQELAFTLADGREYVKAAIASGMDVDAFAGRLSFFFAIGMNFFMEAAKLRAARLLWSRIMDGFGARKPGSKMLRTHCQTSGVSLQEQDPYNNVIRTAYEAMSAALGGTQSLHTNALDEAIALPTEFSARIARNTQLILQEETGVCNVIDPLAGSYYVEKLTADLADAAWALMEEVEAMGGMTKAVASGMPKLRIEESAARRQAAVDRGAEVIVGVNRYRPTSPDHIEILDVDNVAVRDAQVARLKTIRDTRDQPACDAALAALEEVARSGQGNLLEAAVEAARARATVGEISDAMERVFGRHRAEVKTLAGVYGAAYEGDADFEAIQKDIEAFAEEEGRRPRMLVVKMGQDGHDRGAKVIATAFADIGFDVDMGPLFQTPEEAAQDAIDNDVHVVGISSLAAGHKTLAPKMIEALRAAGAGDILVICGGVIPTQDYDYLRKAGVKAIFGPGTNIPQAARDILALIRAAHSRAAAE from the coding sequence ATGACCGACAAGCTCGACACATGGCGTGCGCTGGCGGAGAAGGAACTCCGGGGCCGCTCGCCCGACGATCTCACCTGGAACACCGCCGAGGGGATCGCGGTGAAGCCGCTCTACACCGCCGCCGACCTGGAGGGGCTCAGCCATCTCGACAGCCTGCCCGGGATGGAGCCCTTCACCCGCGGGCCGCGCGCGACCATGTATGCCGGCCGGCCCTGGACCATCCGGCAATACGCCGGGTTTTCCACCGCGGAGGAGAGCAACGCCTTCTACCGGCGCAACCTTGCCGCCGGGCAGAAGGGTCTCTCGGTCGCCTTCGACCTCGCCACCCATCGCGGCTATGACAGCGACCATCCCCGAGTGGTCGGTGACGTGGGCAAGGCCGGCGTGGCCATCGACAGCGTGGAGGACATGAAGATCCTCTTCGACGGCATTCCGCTGGGCGAGATGTCGGTCTCCATGACCATGAACGGCGCGGTCATTCCCATCCTCGCCAGTTTCATCGTGGCGGGGGAGGAGCAGGGGGTGAGCCGGGCGCAGCTGTCGGGCACCATCCAGAACGACATCCTCAAGGAGTTCATGGTCCGCAACACCTATATCTACCCGCCCGAGCCCTCGATGCGGATCGTCTCCGACATCATCGGCTACACGGCGCGGGAGATGCCGCGGTTCAACTCCATCTCCATTTCCGGCTACCATATGCAGGAGGCCGGCGCGACGCTGGTGCAGGAGCTGGCCTTCACCCTGGCGGACGGGCGCGAATACGTGAAGGCGGCGATTGCCAGCGGCATGGACGTGGACGCCTTCGCCGGGCGGCTCTCCTTCTTCTTCGCCATCGGCATGAACTTCTTCATGGAGGCCGCGAAGCTGCGCGCCGCCCGCCTGCTCTGGTCGCGGATCATGGACGGGTTCGGCGCGCGGAAGCCCGGCTCGAAGATGCTGCGCACCCATTGCCAGACCTCCGGCGTGAGCCTGCAGGAGCAGGACCCCTACAACAACGTGATCCGCACCGCCTACGAGGCGATGTCGGCGGCATTGGGCGGCACGCAGAGCCTGCACACCAATGCGCTGGACGAGGCCATCGCGCTGCCCACGGAGTTTTCCGCCCGCATCGCGCGCAACACCCAGCTCATCCTCCAGGAGGAGACCGGGGTGTGCAACGTGATCGACCCGCTGGCCGGCTCCTACTACGTGGAGAAGCTCACCGCCGATCTCGCCGACGCCGCCTGGGCGCTGATGGAGGAGGTGGAGGCCATGGGGGGGATGACCAAGGCCGTCGCCTCCGGCATGCCCAAGCTCAGGATCGAGGAGAGTGCCGCGCGCCGGCAGGCCGCGGTGGACCGGGGTGCGGAGGTGATCGTCGGCGTGAACCGCTACCGGCCGACGTCTCCGGATCATATCGAGATCCTCGACGTGGACAATGTCGCGGTGCGCGACGCCCAGGTGGCGCGGCTGAAGACCATCCGCGACACCCGGGACCAACCGGCCTGCGATGCTGCCCTCGCGGCGCTGGAGGAGGTGGCGCGCTCCGGGCAGGGCAACCTGCTGGAGGCGGCGGTGGAAGCCGCGCGGGCCCGCGCCACCGTGGGCGAGATCTCGGACGCGATGGAGCGGGTGTTCGGCCGCCACCGCGCGGAGGTGAAGACGCTCGCCGGTGTCTACGGTGCCGCCTATGAGGGCGACGCCGATTTCGAGGCGATCCAGAAGGACATCGAGGCCTTCGCGGAGGAGGAGGGCCGCCGCCCGCGCATGCTGGTGGTCAAGATGGGCCAGGACGGGCATGACCGCGGCGCCAAGGTGATCGCCACCGCCTTCGCCGACATCGGCTTCGACGTGGACATGGGCCCGCTGTTCCAGACCCCGGAGGAAGCCGCGCAGGACGCGATCGACAATGATGTGCACGTGGTCGGCATCTCCTCGCTCGCCGCCGGGCACAAGACGCTGGCGCCGAAGATGATCGAGGCGCTGCGCGCCGCGGGCGCCGGCGACATCCTGGTGATCTGCGGCGGCGTGATCCCGACGCAGGACTATGACTACCTGCGCAAGGCGGGCGTGAAGGCGATCTTCGGGCCGGGCACCAACATTCCCCAGGCCGCGCGCGATATCCTCGCGCTGATCCGCGCG
- a CDS encoding GSCFA domain-containing protein, producing MTAAGGISLEEALARSRANPGARPMRREGVRREPEVWPRLRPSFRFDRSSRLFAVGSCFARNIEAELLDLGFAVRSAPAAHGIGLHRGVFNKYSPATILQEMEWTARIRARDGIVSPDDARAVATELPDGRWIDTQLHAQEPLSFGALLAQRAEVFHIWRELFSAEVVILTLGLVEVWRDLETGLCLQNMPGRALARFRGRYVFERHDYEQCLARMRAALALLCRADGSLPHILLTTSPVVLQRTFTEEDAEQANCYSKSVLRAVCGKLAEETPGADYFPSFESVTLSPRETVWEDDLCHVRAAFVQRIMARVREAYVSEAAQAEAAEADLARQVTAACARGAPAEALALLERISAPLEMHDPLFHLHAALLLAEAGQPERAVAHLQPDRMESARTTDWLQLLCRRALEGAGRADLVPPGLAEAPLSAGGALQLARHYQALGRPEAVRAALDGLTPADVSHPSLRARALNLLAECGAADRAIALLEGCVALWPQEAEPRRQLAVALAEAGRAAEALEQARAAAQAPDAGPAELRLAVRLMMQAGALEEAAARLDAFLATGEGAAPDHALRDRLDTLLARRRA from the coding sequence ATGACCGCTGCCGGTGGCATCAGCCTGGAGGAGGCCCTGGCCCGCAGCCGGGCCAACCCGGGCGCGCGCCCGATGCGCCGCGAGGGCGTGCGGCGCGAGCCGGAGGTCTGGCCGCGGCTGCGCCCGTCCTTCCGCTTCGACCGGTCCAGCCGGCTGTTTGCCGTCGGCTCGTGCTTCGCGCGCAACATCGAGGCGGAGCTGCTGGACCTCGGCTTCGCGGTGCGCAGCGCCCCGGCCGCGCATGGCATCGGCCTCCACCGCGGCGTGTTCAACAAATACTCCCCCGCCACCATCCTGCAGGAGATGGAGTGGACCGCCCGCATCCGCGCGCGGGACGGCATCGTGTCTCCAGATGACGCGCGCGCCGTGGCCACGGAGCTGCCGGACGGCCGCTGGATCGACACCCAGCTCCACGCGCAGGAGCCGCTCTCCTTCGGCGCGCTGCTGGCGCAGCGGGCGGAGGTGTTCCACATCTGGCGCGAGCTCTTCTCGGCGGAGGTGGTGATCCTTACCCTCGGCCTGGTCGAGGTCTGGCGCGACCTGGAAACCGGCCTGTGCCTGCAGAACATGCCCGGCCGGGCGCTGGCCCGCTTCCGGGGGCGCTACGTGTTCGAGCGCCATGATTACGAGCAGTGCCTCGCCCGGATGCGCGCCGCCCTCGCGCTGCTCTGCCGGGCCGATGGCAGCCTGCCGCACATCCTGCTCACCACCTCGCCGGTGGTGCTGCAGCGCACCTTCACCGAGGAGGACGCCGAGCAGGCCAATTGCTATTCCAAGAGCGTGCTGCGCGCCGTCTGCGGGAAGCTGGCCGAGGAAACCCCCGGAGCGGATTACTTCCCCAGTTTCGAGAGCGTGACCCTCTCACCGCGCGAGACGGTGTGGGAGGATGACCTGTGCCATGTGCGCGCCGCCTTCGTGCAGCGCATCATGGCGCGGGTGCGCGAGGCCTACGTGTCGGAGGCGGCGCAGGCCGAGGCGGCGGAGGCCGATCTCGCGAGGCAGGTCACCGCGGCCTGCGCGCGCGGCGCCCCGGCGGAGGCGCTGGCGCTGCTGGAGCGCATCAGCGCCCCGCTGGAGATGCACGACCCGCTGTTCCACCTGCACGCGGCGCTGCTGCTGGCCGAAGCCGGGCAGCCGGAGCGCGCCGTCGCCCATCTTCAGCCCGACCGCATGGAAAGCGCGCGCACCACCGACTGGCTGCAGCTCCTGTGCCGCCGGGCGCTGGAGGGTGCCGGGCGGGCCGACCTGGTGCCCCCGGGCCTGGCGGAGGCGCCGCTCTCCGCCGGCGGCGCGCTGCAGCTTGCCCGGCATTACCAGGCGCTGGGGCGGCCGGAGGCGGTGCGTGCGGCGCTGGACGGGCTCACGCCCGCGGATGTCTCCCACCCCAGCCTGCGCGCCCGGGCGCTGAACCTGCTGGCGGAGTGCGGCGCCGCGGACCGGGCCATCGCCCTGCTGGAGGGCTGCGTGGCCCTCTGGCCGCAGGAGGCGGAGCCGCGCCGGCAGCTTGCCGTGGCGCTGGCGGAGGCGGGGCGCGCGGCGGAGGCGCTGGAGCAGGCCCGCGCCGCCGCGCAGGCCCCGGATGCAGGCCCCGCTGAACTGCGCCTCGCGGTGCGGCTGATGATGCAGGCCGGCGCGCTGGAGGAGGCCGCGGCACGGCTCGACGCCTTCCTCGCCACGGGCGAGGGCGCGGCGCCGGACCATGCGCTGCGCGACCGGCTCGACACGCTTCTCGCCCGGCGCCGCGCGTGA
- a CDS encoding acetyl-CoA carboxylase biotin carboxylase subunit — MFKKILIANRGEIACRVIKTARRMGIATVAVYSDADRNALHVAMADEAVHIGPAPANQSYIVIEKILEAVKATGAEAVHPGYGFLSERAEFAEALAKAGVAFIGPPVGAIEAMGDKITSKKLAAEAGVSTVPGYMGLIADAEEAVKISGEIGYPVMIKASAGGGGKGMRIAWTDAEAREGFQLSRSEAKSSFGDDRIFIEKFVTQPRHIEIQVLGDQHGTCLYLGERECSIQRRNQKVIEEAPSPFLDAATRKAMGEQAVALSKAVNYCSAGTVEFIVDGNRNFYFLEMNTRLQVEHPVTELITGIDLVEQMIRVAAGEKLSFGQEDVTLTGWAMESRLYAEDPYRGFLPSIGRLTRYRPPVEVATATHAVRNDTGVFEGGEISMYYDPMIAKLCTWGPDRAAAIEGMRNALDGFEVEGIGHNLPFLAAVMDHPRFVSGEITTAFIAEEYPEGFEGADLPEAELVRLAALAAVMHRRTEARAAQISGAMRNHRRTVRPDAVVLMGKRRFDVSVVQTDGVSDVTVNGAVLAIRTGWEPGMTLVKAEVNGTPLIAKFDAVTGGGRMRFRGAELMVRVMTPRAAELAALMPDKLPPDTSKLLLCPMPGLVVSIAVAEGEEVQQGQALCTVEAMKMENVLRAERSGVVAKINAAPGASLAVDDVIMEFA, encoded by the coding sequence ATGTTCAAGAAGATCCTGATCGCCAATCGGGGCGAAATCGCGTGCCGGGTGATCAAGACCGCGCGGCGGATGGGCATCGCCACCGTGGCGGTCTATTCCGACGCGGACCGCAACGCGCTGCATGTCGCGATGGCCGACGAGGCCGTGCACATCGGCCCGGCGCCGGCGAACCAGTCCTACATCGTCATCGAGAAGATCCTCGAGGCGGTGAAGGCCACGGGCGCGGAGGCGGTGCATCCGGGCTATGGCTTCCTCTCCGAGCGGGCCGAGTTCGCCGAGGCGCTGGCGAAGGCCGGCGTGGCCTTCATCGGCCCCCCGGTGGGCGCCATCGAGGCGATGGGCGACAAGATCACTTCCAAGAAGCTCGCCGCGGAGGCCGGTGTCTCCACCGTTCCGGGCTACATGGGCCTGATCGCGGATGCGGAGGAGGCGGTGAAGATCTCCGGCGAGATCGGCTACCCGGTGATGATCAAGGCCTCCGCCGGCGGTGGCGGCAAGGGCATGCGCATCGCCTGGACTGACGCGGAGGCCCGGGAGGGCTTCCAGCTCTCGCGCTCGGAGGCGAAGTCCTCCTTCGGGGATGACCGGATCTTCATCGAGAAATTCGTCACCCAGCCCCGGCACATCGAGATCCAGGTGCTGGGAGACCAGCACGGCACCTGCCTCTACCTCGGCGAGCGGGAATGCTCCATCCAGCGGCGCAACCAGAAGGTCATCGAGGAGGCGCCCTCGCCCTTCCTCGATGCCGCCACCCGCAAGGCGATGGGCGAGCAGGCCGTGGCGCTCTCCAAGGCGGTGAACTACTGCTCCGCCGGCACGGTGGAGTTCATCGTCGACGGCAACCGCAACTTCTACTTCCTGGAGATGAACACCCGCCTGCAGGTGGAGCATCCGGTGACGGAGCTGATCACCGGCATCGATCTCGTGGAGCAGATGATCCGCGTCGCCGCGGGCGAGAAGCTCTCCTTCGGGCAGGAGGACGTGACGCTGACCGGCTGGGCGATGGAGAGCCGTCTCTACGCGGAGGACCCGTATCGCGGCTTCCTGCCCTCCATCGGCCGGCTCACCCGCTACCGCCCGCCGGTGGAGGTGGCCACCGCCACCCATGCCGTGCGCAACGACACCGGCGTGTTCGAGGGCGGCGAGATCTCGATGTACTACGACCCGATGATCGCCAAGCTCTGCACCTGGGGGCCGGACCGCGCCGCGGCCATCGAGGGCATGCGCAACGCGCTCGACGGGTTCGAGGTGGAGGGGATCGGGCACAACCTGCCGTTCCTCGCCGCGGTGATGGACCACCCGCGCTTCGTCTCCGGCGAGATCACCACCGCCTTCATCGCCGAGGAATACCCGGAGGGGTTCGAGGGCGCGGACCTGCCGGAGGCCGAGCTGGTCCGGCTCGCGGCGCTGGCCGCCGTGATGCACCGGCGCACGGAGGCGCGCGCGGCGCAGATCTCCGGCGCGATGCGCAATCACCGCCGCACGGTGCGCCCGGACGCCGTCGTGCTGATGGGCAAGCGGCGCTTCGATGTCTCGGTCGTCCAGACCGATGGCGTGAGCGACGTGACGGTGAACGGCGCCGTGCTCGCCATCAGGACCGGGTGGGAGCCGGGGATGACCCTGGTGAAGGCCGAGGTGAACGGCACGCCGCTGATCGCGAAGTTCGACGCGGTCACCGGCGGCGGGCGCATGCGCTTCCGGGGAGCGGAGCTGATGGTCCGGGTGATGACCCCGCGCGCCGCGGAACTGGCCGCGCTGATGCCCGACAAGCTGCCGCCGGACACCTCGAAGCTGCTGCTCTGCCCGATGCCGGGCCTCGTGGTCTCCATCGCGGTGGCCGAGGGCGAGGAGGTCCAGCAGGGCCAGGCGCTCTGCACCGTGGAGGCGATGAAGATGGAGAACGTGCTGCGCGCGGAGCGCAGCGGCGTGGTCGCGAAGATCAACGCCGCGCCGGGGGCGAGCCTCGCGGTGGACGACGTGATCATGGAATTCGCCTGA